The Syngnathus typhle isolate RoL2023-S1 ecotype Sweden linkage group LG1, RoL_Styp_1.0, whole genome shotgun sequence genome includes a window with the following:
- the pfdn2 gene encoding prefoldin subunit 2, which produces MAANGSNAASKATNNGGGKPSTPSTEQVVATFQRMRQEQRNMASKAAELEMESNEHSLVIDTLKDVDPSRKCFRLVGGVLVERTVKEVLPALQTNKEQLSKIIESLNTMMVEKGRELTEYRERYNIRLVGEGENDAQGQSTTASKDSEGGNPKSGAGVLVS; this is translated from the exons ATGGCAGCGAACGGTAGCAACGCGGCTTCCAAAGCTACAAACAATGGTGGAGGAAAACCATCCACCCCCTCCACCGAACAG GTGGTGGCAACCTTTCAGAGAATGCGCCAGGAGCAGCGCAATATGGCCTCCAAAGCAGCAGAGTTGGAGATGGAATCAAATGAACACAG CCTTGTCATCGACACCCTGAAAGATGTGGACCCTTCCCGGAAATGCTTCCGTCTCGTCGGCGGCGTGCTGGTGGAGAGGACGGTCAAAGAAGTTCTGCCGGCACTGCAAACCAACAAGGAGCAG CTCTCCAAAATAATCGAGTCACTCAACACCATGATGGTGGAGAAAGGCCGGGAACTCACCGAGTACAGAGAACGTTACAACATTCGCCTGGTGGGCGAGGGCGAGAACGATGCACAGGGCCAGTCCACGACTGCTTCCAAGGATAGTGAAGGAGGCAACCCCAAAAGTGGAGCTGGTGTTTTGgtttcatag
- the nit1 gene encoding deaminated glutathione amidase isoform X1 has product MFSVLRSSASLFSIRAVEPHNRMSSSHHPRAALCQLSVTADKLANFCTTRELLEEAKRRGAAMAFLPEAFDYIASSREETLELSETLAGDTIAQYAQLARKLDMWLSLGGFHERGRQWEAERRIYNCHVVMNNQGEIVSTYRKCHLFDVELPEKGVSLSESAFTIPGPSLVAPVQTPIGKLGLGVCYDLRFPEFSLALQKSGAEILTFPSAFTEVTGAAHWEVLLRARAIENQCYVLAAAQVGRHHDRRSSYGHALAVDPWGAVTADCGGERAGLALVEVDLDKVRSVRRNMPLQKHRRDDNFYASM; this is encoded by the exons ATGTTCTCCGTATTGAGGTCGTCAGCGTCCTTATTCTCCATTCGGGCAGTCGAGCCACATAACAG GATGTCAAGTTCTCACCATCCGCGGGCCGCCTTGTGTCAGCTGAGCGTCACCGCAGACAAGCTGGCCAACTTTTGTACCACCCGAGAGCTGCTGGAAGAGGCAAAGCGACGAGGCGCCGCCATGGCCTTCCTGCCCGAGGCCTTTGACTACATCGCCTCCAGCCGCGAGGAGACCCTGGAGCTGTCTGAGACCCTGGCGGGAGATACTATTGCGCAATACGCTCAGCTGGCCCG GAAGTTGGACATGTGGTTGTCTCTGGGCGGCTTCCACGAACGAGGACGTCAGTGGGAGGCCGAGCGGCGGATTTACAACTGCCACGTGGTCATGAACAATCAAG GCGAGATCGTGTCCACCTACAGGAAATGCCACCTGTTTGACGTGGAGCTTCCCGAGAAAGGCGTCTCGCTCAGCGAAAGCGCCTTCACCATCCCGGGCCCGTCGCTGGTAGCGCCGGTCCAAACGCCCATCGGCAAG CTCGGATTGGGAGTCTGCTACGACTTGAGGTTCCCGGAGTTTTCGCTGGCGTTGCAGAAGAGCGGCGCCGAGATCCTGACCTTCCCCTCGGCCTTCACGGAGGTGACGGGAGCCGCTCACTGGGAG GTGCTGCTCCGGGCGCGAGCCATCGAGAACCAGTGTTACGTCCTGGCGGCGGCGCAGGTGGGCCGGCATCACGACAGGCGCTCGTCCTACGGCCACGCCCTGGCCGTGGACCCCTGGGGAGCGGTGACGGCTGACTGCGGGGGGGAGCGAGCGGGCCTGGCGCTGGTGGAGGTCGACCTAGATAAGGTTCGCAGCGTCCGAAGGAATATGCCCCTTCAAAAGCATCGGCGAGACGACAACTTTTACGCCAGCATGTGA
- the six7 gene encoding SIX homeobox 7 has translation MFPLPMFTAEQVARVCENLEETGDIERLGRFLWSLPAGQALNRHESVMRARALVAFHRGNFEALYQILQSHRFTRESHAKLQDLWLDAHYREAERLRGRPLGPVEKYRIRKKFPLPRTIWDGEQKTHCFKERTRSLLREWYLQDPYPNPSRKRHLAQATGLTPTQVGNWFKNRRQRDRAASAKSRLPQDPAHLPSDRPRSLVSSPRNLGSPEASDGSTGTEHRGTGASTPDISVSSDSEFDS, from the exons ATGTTCCCGCTGCCCATGTTCACGGCCGAGCAGGTGGCCCGCGTGTGCGAGAACCTGGAGGAGACGGGCGACATTGAGCGCCTCGGCCGCTTCTTGTGGTCCCTCCCGGCCGGGCAAGCCCTGAACCGCCACGAGTCGGTGATGCGGGCGCGAGCCCTGGTGGCCTTCCATCGGGGCAACTTCGAAGCGCTCTACCAGATCTTGCAAAGTCATCGCTTCACACGGGAGTCCCACGCCAAGCTGCAGGACCTGTGGCTGGATGCGCACTACCGGGAGGCTGAGAGGCTCCGAGGCCGACCGCTGGGTCCGGTGGAGAAGTACCGCATACGCAAGAAGTTCCCCTTGCCCCGAACCATCTGGGACGGCGAGCAGAAAACTCACTGCTTCAAG GAGAGGACTCGCAGCTTGCTGAGGGAGTGGTACCTCCAAGATCCTTACCCCAACCCATCCAGGAAGCGCCACCTGGCCCAGGCCACGGGACTCACGCCCACCCAGGTCGGCAACTGGTTCAAGAACCGGCGGCAACGAGACCGCGCCGCCTCCGCCAAAAGCAG GCTGCCGCAGGACCCGGCCCACCTTCCCTCAGACCGTCCCCGTTCATTGGTCTCCTCCCCGAGGAACTTGGGCAGCCCCGAGGCCAGCGACGGCAGCACGGGGACCGAGCACAGGGGCACCGGCGCCTCCACGCCGGACATCTCGGTCAGCAGCGACAGTGAATTCGACTCATGA
- the nit1 gene encoding deaminated glutathione amidase isoform X2 produces the protein MSSSHHPRAALCQLSVTADKLANFCTTRELLEEAKRRGAAMAFLPEAFDYIASSREETLELSETLAGDTIAQYAQLARKLDMWLSLGGFHERGRQWEAERRIYNCHVVMNNQGEIVSTYRKCHLFDVELPEKGVSLSESAFTIPGPSLVAPVQTPIGKLGLGVCYDLRFPEFSLALQKSGAEILTFPSAFTEVTGAAHWEVLLRARAIENQCYVLAAAQVGRHHDRRSSYGHALAVDPWGAVTADCGGERAGLALVEVDLDKVRSVRRNMPLQKHRRDDNFYASM, from the exons ATGTCAAGTTCTCACCATCCGCGGGCCGCCTTGTGTCAGCTGAGCGTCACCGCAGACAAGCTGGCCAACTTTTGTACCACCCGAGAGCTGCTGGAAGAGGCAAAGCGACGAGGCGCCGCCATGGCCTTCCTGCCCGAGGCCTTTGACTACATCGCCTCCAGCCGCGAGGAGACCCTGGAGCTGTCTGAGACCCTGGCGGGAGATACTATTGCGCAATACGCTCAGCTGGCCCG GAAGTTGGACATGTGGTTGTCTCTGGGCGGCTTCCACGAACGAGGACGTCAGTGGGAGGCCGAGCGGCGGATTTACAACTGCCACGTGGTCATGAACAATCAAG GCGAGATCGTGTCCACCTACAGGAAATGCCACCTGTTTGACGTGGAGCTTCCCGAGAAAGGCGTCTCGCTCAGCGAAAGCGCCTTCACCATCCCGGGCCCGTCGCTGGTAGCGCCGGTCCAAACGCCCATCGGCAAG CTCGGATTGGGAGTCTGCTACGACTTGAGGTTCCCGGAGTTTTCGCTGGCGTTGCAGAAGAGCGGCGCCGAGATCCTGACCTTCCCCTCGGCCTTCACGGAGGTGACGGGAGCCGCTCACTGGGAG GTGCTGCTCCGGGCGCGAGCCATCGAGAACCAGTGTTACGTCCTGGCGGCGGCGCAGGTGGGCCGGCATCACGACAGGCGCTCGTCCTACGGCCACGCCCTGGCCGTGGACCCCTGGGGAGCGGTGACGGCTGACTGCGGGGGGGAGCGAGCGGGCCTGGCGCTGGTGGAGGTCGACCTAGATAAGGTTCGCAGCGTCCGAAGGAATATGCCCCTTCAAAAGCATCGGCGAGACGACAACTTTTACGCCAGCATGTGA
- the b4gat1 gene encoding beta-1,4-glucuronyltransferase 1 produces the protein MHLPKKCSAFRMVLSALLLVALLQLLYLSFLSKLHGKQQRYSYSELFGGSGPGSVAAHAEKNARKERLRYSLSTGGIFDHSGQYRVYKNMVQSDFANKPASNVLTLATHTSINNLHHLEDLVERWRNPLSVAIFAHGQDVKFATALVYALGVLCPRLQALVDFHLVCLSGETASFPEEDHHHFAGLGDCAAVFARLQAHRDKYKNYAIGADVSYPNNLLRNVARGGTEASYVLVIDIDMMPAADLHRQFLEMIAGRRPDPDQVFVLPAFEIRHTRKIPATKAELVRLYQVGEVRPFYEELCPRCQAPSNYSQWVNSHVRDTLGVLEVAYTLTWVDPWEPFYIGPSNVPLYDENFKQYGFNRISQACELHVAGFKFSVLSSAFLVHRGFKIQGEFHAKKDEENNRNRLLFRSFKEALKTKYPNSARRC, from the exons ATGCATCTGCCCAAGAAATGTTCGGCCTTCCGCATGGTGCTGAGCGCTCTGCTGCTGGTGGCGCTGCTGCAGCTCCTCTACCTGTCCTTCTTGTCCAAGTTGCACGGCAAGCAGCAGCGCTACAGCTACTCGGAGCTCTTCGGGGGCTCCGGCCCGGGGAGCGTCGCGGCGCACGCCGAGAAGAACGCCCGCAAGGAGCGCCTGAGGTATTCCCTTTCCACGGGGGGGATCTTTGACCACAGCGGACAGTACCGCGTGTACAAGAACATGGTTCAGAGCGACTTCGCCAACAAGCCGGCTTCCAATGTTCTCACGCTGGCCACCCACACGAGCATCAACAACCTTCACCACCTGGAGGATCTGGTGGAGCGGTGGCGCAACCCGCTGTCGGTGGCCATCTTTGCGCACGGCCAGGACGTCAAGTTTGCCACGGCGCTGGTGTACGCGCTGGGCGTCTTGTGTCCTCGCTTGCAGGCCCTGGTGGACTTCCACCTGGTGTGTCTCTCGGGGGAGACGGCCAGCTTCCCCGAGGAGGACCACCACCACTTTGCCGGCCTGGGCGACTGCGCTGCCGTCTTCGCCCGGCTGCAAGCCCACAGGGACAAATACAAGAACTACGCTATTGGCGCCGACGTCTCCTACCCCAATAACCTCCTTCGGAACGTGGCCCGAGGAGGCACCGAGGCCTCCTACGTCCTCGTCATTGACATCGACATGATGCCTGCGGCTGATCTGCACCGGCAGTTCCTGGAGATGATCGCCGGGCGCCGGCCTGACCCGGACCAGGTTTTCGTCTTGCCCGCCTTCGAGATCCGCCACACCAGGAAGATCCCGGCCACCAAGGCGGAGCTGGTGCGGCTATACCAGGTGGGCGAAGTCAGACCTTTCTATGAGGAGCTGTGCCCTCGATGCCAAGCCCCCAGCAACTACTCGCAGTGGGTCAACAGCCACGTCCGGGACACTTTGGGCGTCCTGGAAGTGGCCTACACGCTGACCTGGGTGGATCCATGGGAGCCTTTTTACATCGGCCCAAGCAACGTGCCCCTCTACGACGAGAACTTCAAGCAGTACGGCTTCAATCGCATCAGCCAG GCCTGCGAGCTCCACGTAGCCGGCTTCAAGTTCTCCGTGCTGAGCTCGGCCTTCCTGGTCCACCGCGGCTTCAAGATCCAGGGCGAGTTCCACGCTAAGAAGGACGAGGAAAATAATCGCAACCGGCTCCTGTTTCGCAGCTTCAAAGAGGCTCTGAAGACCAAATATCCAAACTCCGCCAGGCGATGCTAA